One window of Candidatus Limnocylindria bacterium genomic DNA carries:
- a CDS encoding alpha/beta fold hydrolase, protein MEVRAIQRDRYRLRVTTWGSGAAPHAIVLPGLSADARALAPQIRMLRREVATVHVIDLPGMALPPSLMTADATFPKLAEHVAHVADALGVQRAVVVGHSLGGGVALHLALKRPDLVDGLVLLAPAALGRSLHWIYKLYCLPLIGRALLYPRPTGQRGFVRRFLVGSLRREDNAFVNMLIRHGNKARERALSSRAIVWANQPAWWRRVLMVLTPGGEQVAFAVGNRLKELSDVPTLVLWGNEDRVICAGDAVRCRDFHQSAEIHVARGVGHMLPLEAPAWTNSYISRFVSSLRPAMRKAA, encoded by the coding sequence TGGAAGTCCGCGCGATACAGCGCGATCGTTACCGGCTCCGGGTCACCACATGGGGCAGTGGCGCGGCACCGCACGCGATCGTGCTCCCGGGACTCTCCGCCGATGCGCGCGCGCTAGCGCCGCAGATCCGCATGCTCCGACGCGAGGTCGCGACGGTGCACGTGATCGACCTGCCGGGGATGGCGCTGCCGCCTTCGCTCATGACCGCGGATGCGACGTTCCCAAAGCTCGCCGAACATGTCGCTCATGTCGCCGACGCGCTCGGCGTGCAGCGCGCCGTGGTCGTTGGGCACTCGCTCGGCGGTGGCGTCGCGCTGCACCTCGCTCTCAAGCGCCCCGACCTTGTCGACGGTCTGGTGCTCCTCGCGCCGGCCGCGCTCGGGCGTTCGCTGCACTGGATCTACAAGCTGTACTGCCTTCCGCTCATCGGCCGCGCGCTGCTCTATCCACGACCGACCGGGCAGCGCGGTTTCGTACGCCGCTTCCTCGTGGGAAGCCTTCGGCGCGAGGACAACGCATTCGTGAACATGCTGATACGCCATGGGAACAAGGCACGTGAGCGCGCGCTCTCGTCCCGAGCCATCGTGTGGGCGAATCAGCCGGCATGGTGGCGCAGGGTGTTGATGGTGCTCACGCCGGGTGGTGAGCAGGTCGCGTTCGCGGTCGGCAACCGTCTAAAAGAACTGAGCGACGTGCCAACGCTCGTCCTCTGGGGCAACGAAGATCGAGTGATCTGCGCGGGCGACGCGGTCCGTTGTCGCGATTTCCATCAGAGCGCCGAGATCCATGTCGCGCGCGGTGTCGGTCACATGCTCCCGCTCGAAGCGCCGGCCTGGACGAATAGCTACATCTCGCGGTTCGTCAGCTCGCTGCGGCCGGCCATGCGCAAGGCGGCTTAG